One genomic window of Micromonospora sp. WMMD1128 includes the following:
- a CDS encoding cellulase family glycosylhydrolase, with protein sequence MRKVQFAILSGVLALAGSAAVMTSSASADSMAQVNATQLVANMGAGWNLGNTLEANANGIPSETAWGNPVVTQAFIDRVKAAGFKTIRIPVSYLGNIGSAPNYTISSAWLNRIQEIVDYAYGRGLYVLINMHGDGYKTITGSWLICDSSNQTTIKDKYQKVWQQVATRFQSYSERLIFESMNEEFDGQYGNPTQPCYSNINAYNQIFVDTVRRTGGNNASRWLLVPGWNTNIDYTVGNYGFVLPTDQYRSSSVPANEQRLMISVHYYDPWDFAGEENGTITQWGPAATNPARKSTWGQQDFMDAQLKKVRDTFVSRGYPVFVGEYGSVDKTSADSTNNRYRADYARTLVSTAKKYGAATAYWDNGYNGAYGFGLFNRSSATVTQQGIIDAIMSAVGGGTPTTAPPTTTPPTTTPPTTTPPTTTPPTSPPPNGRSCSASYTVTGSWQGGFQAEVRVTAGGSAISGWTVTWTYANGQQVTQAWNATVTSSGSTVTARNVSYNGSISAGGSATFGFLGSSSGTNGVPSLSCAAS encoded by the coding sequence TTGAGAAAGGTTCAGTTCGCCATACTCTCCGGCGTACTGGCGCTGGCCGGATCCGCCGCCGTGATGACGAGTTCCGCGTCGGCCGACAGCATGGCCCAGGTGAACGCCACCCAACTCGTCGCCAACATGGGGGCGGGCTGGAATCTGGGCAACACCCTCGAGGCCAACGCCAACGGGATCCCCAGCGAGACGGCATGGGGCAACCCGGTCGTGACGCAGGCGTTCATCGACCGGGTGAAGGCGGCGGGATTCAAGACGATCCGGATCCCGGTGTCGTACCTGGGAAACATCGGGTCCGCCCCGAACTACACGATCAGCTCCGCCTGGCTGAACCGGATCCAGGAGATCGTCGACTACGCCTACGGTCGCGGCCTGTACGTGCTGATCAACATGCACGGTGACGGCTACAAGACCATCACCGGCTCGTGGCTGATCTGCGACTCGTCCAACCAGACCACGATCAAGGACAAGTACCAGAAGGTCTGGCAGCAGGTCGCGACCAGGTTCCAGAGCTACAGCGAGCGCCTCATCTTCGAGTCCATGAACGAGGAGTTCGACGGGCAGTACGGCAATCCGACCCAGCCGTGCTACTCGAACATCAACGCCTACAACCAGATCTTCGTGGACACGGTGCGCCGGACCGGCGGGAACAACGCCTCGCGCTGGCTGCTCGTCCCCGGCTGGAACACCAACATCGACTACACCGTGGGCAACTACGGCTTCGTGCTGCCGACGGACCAGTACCGGTCGTCGTCAGTGCCCGCCAACGAGCAGCGGCTCATGATCTCCGTGCACTACTACGACCCCTGGGACTTCGCCGGCGAGGAGAACGGCACCATCACGCAGTGGGGGCCGGCCGCCACCAACCCGGCGCGGAAGTCGACCTGGGGACAGCAGGACTTCATGGACGCCCAGCTCAAGAAGGTGCGCGACACGTTCGTCTCGCGTGGATACCCGGTGTTCGTCGGTGAGTACGGTTCGGTCGACAAGACGTCTGCCGACTCGACGAACAACAGGTACCGCGCGGACTACGCGCGCACGCTGGTGTCCACCGCCAAGAAGTACGGGGCGGCCACCGCCTACTGGGACAACGGCTACAACGGGGCGTACGGGTTCGGGTTGTTCAACCGCAGCAGCGCCACGGTCACCCAGCAGGGCATCATCGACGCCATCATGAGCGCCGTCGGTGGCGGCACCCCAACCACCGCCCCGCCGACGACGACCCCGCCCACGACGACCCCGCCGACGACGACCCCGCCCACGACCACGCCGCCGACGAGTCCGCCGCCGAACGGGCGGTCCTGTTCGGCGTCGTACACCGTGACCGGTTCGTGGCAGGGCGGCTTCCAGGCCGAGGTACGGGTGACCGCCGGTGGTTCGGCGATCAGCGGTTGGACGGTGACCTGGACGTACGCGAACGGGCAGCAGGTGACGCAGGCGTGGAACGCGACGGTGACCAGCAGCGGGTCGACGGTTACCGCCCGCAACGTCAGTTACAACGGTTCGATAAGCGCCGGCGGTAGCGCGACCTTCGGCTTCCTGGGATCGTCGAGCGGCACCAACGGCGTACCGTCGTTGTCCTGCGCGGCGAGCTGA
- a CDS encoding MarR family transcriptional regulator, which produces MSHEPDRAAAIAHLMRAGRETSRLSTVFRYAVAERLGLTVSDLECLDHLADVGSATAGQIAERTNLTTGAVTSMLRRLQQAGYVTAERDPADRRRVIVTPRPERIAEIERPYERFAERARRLIEGYRVEEVRLLVRHYDRMQAMYLAELDHLRADDTAQRSA; this is translated from the coding sequence ATGTCCCACGAGCCGGACCGTGCCGCCGCGATCGCCCACCTCATGCGCGCCGGGCGGGAGACGTCGCGGCTGTCCACGGTGTTCCGGTACGCCGTCGCGGAGCGACTGGGCCTCACCGTGAGCGATCTGGAATGCCTGGACCACCTCGCGGACGTCGGATCCGCCACCGCGGGGCAGATCGCCGAGCGCACCAACCTCACCACCGGGGCGGTCACCAGCATGCTCCGCCGCCTGCAACAGGCAGGCTACGTGACGGCCGAGCGCGATCCGGCGGACCGGCGGCGGGTCATCGTCACCCCGCGGCCGGAGCGGATCGCCGAGATCGAGCGACCGTACGAGCGCTTCGCCGAGCGGGCGCGGCGGCTCATCGAGGGCTACCGCGTCGAGGAGGTCCGGCTGCTGGTCCGGCACTACGACCGCATGCAGGCGATGTACCTCGCCGAGTTGGACCACCTCCGCGCCGACGACACCGCGCAGCGGTCCGCCTGA
- a CDS encoding NAD(P)/FAD-dependent oxidoreductase: protein MTISTDFSVAIAGAGLSGLCLAHYLMRSGIDVHVYERDPGPFVRRQGYRIILDRYGLEALRESLPRPLYRLALATGDEPGGHMRFTDSRLRDAFTITFKDDPHETRQVDRLTLRSILQSGLDGRIHYGKAAVAVDGDGPAGLRLRFSDGGAVTATVVVGADGVGSALRAQLMPDAEPADTPMVGIYGRSPLWRDGASVIPDALRTSGVLAIADRPGRAFFFTSMRFGESPSEAFARLAPGSYAPTGDDYVMWALLLRREELPVGARGDLRTLWKLAARMSADFHPLVRRLVDTAELDATVLNLFATGRRPRRWAVPRATMMGDAVHVMPPFGAHGGNTALRDAALLGRRLVEARANGTPVEEAIAGYQDEMMPYAFRAVGSAATLMRRLTGDAAAPHWLLTRVLPRLHRVTVPEA from the coding sequence GTGACCATATCGACAGACTTCTCGGTGGCGATCGCCGGCGCCGGACTCTCCGGACTCTGCCTCGCCCACTATCTGATGCGTTCCGGCATCGACGTGCACGTCTACGAACGGGACCCGGGGCCGTTCGTCCGGCGGCAGGGCTACCGGATCATCCTCGACCGGTACGGGCTGGAAGCGCTGCGCGAGAGCCTGCCCCGCCCGCTGTACCGGCTGGCGCTCGCCACCGGCGACGAGCCCGGCGGGCACATGCGCTTCACCGACAGCCGGTTGCGGGACGCCTTCACGATCACCTTCAAGGACGACCCGCACGAGACCCGGCAAGTGGACCGGCTGACCCTGCGGTCGATCCTGCAGTCCGGGCTGGACGGGCGGATCCACTACGGCAAGGCCGCCGTCGCGGTGGACGGCGACGGTCCGGCCGGGCTGCGGCTGCGGTTCTCCGACGGTGGGGCGGTGACGGCAACCGTCGTGGTGGGCGCGGACGGCGTCGGCTCGGCGCTACGCGCGCAGCTGATGCCGGACGCCGAACCGGCGGACACCCCGATGGTGGGCATCTACGGCCGGTCGCCGCTGTGGCGCGACGGCGCGAGCGTCATCCCGGACGCGCTGCGTACCAGCGGGGTCCTGGCCATCGCCGACCGGCCGGGCCGCGCCTTCTTCTTCACCTCCATGCGGTTCGGCGAGAGCCCGTCGGAGGCGTTCGCGCGCCTGGCCCCGGGCAGCTACGCCCCCACCGGCGACGACTACGTCATGTGGGCACTGCTGCTCCGGCGGGAGGAGCTGCCCGTCGGCGCCCGCGGGGACCTGCGGACGCTGTGGAAGTTGGCGGCCCGGATGAGTGCGGATTTCCACCCGCTCGTCCGGCGGCTGGTCGACACGGCCGAGTTGGACGCCACGGTGCTCAACCTCTTCGCCACCGGCCGGCGGCCACGCCGGTGGGCGGTGCCCCGGGCGACGATGATGGGCGACGCCGTGCACGTCATGCCGCCGTTCGGCGCGCACGGCGGCAACACCGCGCTCCGCGACGCCGCCCTGCTCGGCCGCCGGCTGGTCGAGGCCCGCGCGAACGGCACGCCGGTGGAGGAGGCGATCGCCGGATACCAGGACGAGATGATGCCGTACGCCTTCCGCGCCGTCGGCTCCGCCGCCACGCTGATGCGCCGCCTCACCGGAGACGCCGCCGCACCGCACTGGTTGCTGACCCGCGTGTTGCCTCGGCTGCACCGGGTCACCGTGCCGGAGGCATGA
- a CDS encoding AAA family ATPase: MSAEQVGIGLRLLGPVRAWQDGTELVLGSTRRTAVLCVLALHAGQRVSRDQLVNAVWGEDPPSSATGNIYTYVSTLRQMLEPARSRWTAGRLFSSGGGMYELRLPPDSVDVLRFESLRETARRQRSAGDADAELATVAAALRLWHGDALAGVPGPYAEGQRLRLTELRLATAERYAELLTGRGRHEEAGQVRRELAEAYPHREELRARLAAAPPGAAPAAGASVVTGGGTRPPGVPLTGGQVRPGGGPAGGPGPRSGAGANPLFGRDVALRRLRRGMADAAAGRGGSIMLEGSAGIGRTALLTVAFGSVPDGCRVGWAVGDEVTRDVPLGALRDCVESALAAGLDDLDGAAGLDGLDRAEADAVARAVTLVRRATADGPLVLVIDDLHWADPTTLRAWATLGEQAAELPLLLVAAVRSGAEPVAVHSGAEPVVGRSVAEIVTIGPLDSASAGALVRTVAPQPPEPPDLARILDLAGGHPDYLRRLAVHGVEPFPVAALVATVRAHLAPYPDDLRQVLRAIAFLSAYEVRVPGALPAGCTMAELAAATDHHPDDLDRMVAPVRAAGILASGDRLRLRHRVVARTLHESTPAALRVALCRLYAGRLATVGAAPERVAALLLAGPVPVDDCAGGWLAEHVERVAEASPRIAVAALARAHAQHALDPDRRLTLTAWLARLLLRADHHAAAEAGWVAARTADPELAGEMRWIAAHSHERRGDVETAAEIAHAALRERRIGPQWIDRLRALLGRIRPSLPGNPTQPHLSRSGLIGDGRPS; the protein is encoded by the coding sequence ATGTCAGCGGAGCAGGTGGGAATCGGCCTCCGTCTGTTGGGTCCGGTGCGAGCCTGGCAGGACGGCACCGAGCTGGTCCTCGGCTCGACCCGTCGCACCGCGGTGCTCTGCGTGCTGGCACTGCACGCGGGGCAGCGTGTCTCCCGCGACCAGCTGGTCAACGCCGTCTGGGGTGAGGACCCGCCGTCGAGCGCGACCGGCAACATCTACACGTACGTCTCCACGCTGCGCCAGATGCTGGAGCCGGCCCGGAGCCGGTGGACGGCCGGGCGACTGTTCAGCTCGGGCGGCGGCATGTACGAGCTGCGGCTCCCGCCGGACTCCGTCGACGTGCTCAGGTTCGAGTCGCTGCGCGAGACGGCCCGGCGGCAGCGGTCCGCCGGGGACGCCGACGCGGAGCTGGCCACCGTGGCGGCGGCCCTGCGGCTCTGGCATGGCGACGCGCTCGCCGGGGTCCCCGGCCCGTACGCCGAGGGGCAGCGGCTGCGCCTGACCGAGCTGCGGCTCGCCACCGCCGAGCGGTACGCCGAGCTGCTGACCGGGCGCGGACGCCACGAGGAGGCCGGCCAGGTCCGGCGCGAGCTGGCGGAGGCGTACCCGCACCGGGAGGAGCTGCGGGCCAGGCTCGCCGCCGCGCCGCCGGGGGCCGCCCCGGCCGCGGGCGCGTCCGTCGTGACGGGCGGCGGCACGCGGCCCCCCGGCGTACCGCTCACCGGTGGGCAGGTCCGTCCCGGAGGTGGCCCGGCGGGCGGGCCCGGGCCGCGTTCCGGGGCCGGCGCGAACCCGCTGTTCGGCCGGGACGTGGCGCTGCGTCGGCTTCGCCGGGGGATGGCCGACGCCGCCGCCGGGCGGGGCGGCAGCATCATGCTCGAAGGTTCCGCCGGCATCGGCAGGACGGCCCTGCTCACGGTCGCGTTCGGGAGCGTCCCGGACGGATGCCGTGTCGGCTGGGCGGTCGGGGACGAGGTCACCCGGGACGTCCCGCTCGGCGCCCTGCGCGACTGCGTCGAGTCGGCGCTGGCGGCCGGCCTCGACGACCTCGACGGCGCGGCCGGCCTCGACGGCCTCGACCGGGCGGAGGCCGACGCCGTGGCCCGGGCCGTGACACTGGTCCGTCGCGCCACCGCCGACGGGCCGCTCGTCCTCGTCATCGACGATCTGCACTGGGCCGACCCGACCACGCTGCGCGCCTGGGCCACGCTGGGCGAGCAGGCGGCCGAGCTGCCGCTGCTGCTCGTCGCCGCCGTCCGCTCCGGCGCGGAGCCGGTGGCTGTCCACTCCGGCGCGGAGCCGGTGGTCGGGCGGTCCGTCGCCGAGATCGTCACGATCGGTCCGCTGGACTCCGCCTCGGCGGGCGCGCTGGTCCGGACGGTCGCCCCGCAACCGCCCGAGCCACCGGACCTGGCCCGGATCCTCGACCTGGCCGGCGGCCACCCGGACTACCTGCGCCGGCTCGCCGTGCACGGGGTCGAGCCGTTCCCGGTGGCCGCTCTGGTCGCGACGGTCCGGGCGCACCTCGCGCCGTACCCGGACGATCTCCGCCAGGTGCTGCGGGCTATCGCGTTCCTCAGCGCCTACGAGGTGCGGGTGCCGGGCGCGCTGCCGGCCGGCTGCACGATGGCCGAGTTGGCCGCGGCCACCGACCACCACCCCGACGACCTCGACCGGATGGTGGCACCGGTGCGGGCCGCCGGGATCCTCGCGTCGGGGGACCGGCTGCGCCTGCGGCACCGGGTGGTCGCCCGCACCCTGCACGAGAGCACGCCGGCCGCGCTCCGGGTCGCCCTCTGCCGCCTGTACGCGGGGCGGCTCGCCACCGTGGGCGCGGCGCCCGAACGGGTGGCGGCGCTGCTGCTCGCCGGGCCGGTGCCGGTCGACGACTGCGCCGGCGGGTGGCTGGCCGAGCACGTCGAGCGGGTCGCCGAGGCGTCGCCGCGGATCGCCGTCGCGGCCCTCGCCCGGGCGCACGCCCAGCACGCCCTCGACCCCGACCGGCGGCTCACGTTGACGGCCTGGTTGGCCCGGCTGCTGCTACGGGCCGATCACCACGCCGCGGCCGAGGCCGGTTGGGTCGCCGCGCGTACCGCCGATCCGGAGCTGGCGGGGGAGATGCGGTGGATAGCCGCGCACAGCCATGAGCGGCGGGGCGACGTCGAGACCGCGGCGGAGATCGCCCACGCGGCGCTGCGGGAACGCCGGATCGGCCCGCAGTGGATCGACCGGCTGCGGGCGCTGCTCGGGCGGATCCGGCCGAGCCTGCCCGGCAACCCGACCCAGCCGCACCTGTCCCGCTCGGGCCTCATCGGCGACGGACGGCCGTCGTGA
- a CDS encoding NADP-dependent oxidoreductase: MRAAQFREFGGPEVLTIVDLPDPHPGPGQVRIVVRAVGISATDTKVRAGTVSFGAELPQTTGRDVAGVVDEVGEGVTDVTVGDRVFGISDDGAAAAELALLTFRAVIPRSLGFVDAAALPVALETATRVIDQLGVTAGTTLFVNGASGGIGSTAVQLAAARGARVIGAASAANQNYLRLLGAQPVIYGDGMVDRVRALAPDGVDVAFDVAGNGILPQLVGLAGDARNVVTIADIEGAKEHGVHFSNGFVDGHGFRSLADIGELIEAGRFWLPVDRTFPFDRIAEAHRASENAHVRSRLALVLG; encoded by the coding sequence ATGAGAGCAGCACAGTTCCGCGAGTTCGGCGGCCCCGAGGTCCTGACGATCGTCGACCTGCCGGATCCGCATCCGGGCCCCGGCCAGGTCCGCATCGTCGTGCGCGCGGTGGGGATCAGCGCGACGGACACCAAGGTGCGCGCCGGGACCGTGAGCTTCGGGGCGGAGCTGCCGCAGACGACGGGGCGCGACGTCGCCGGCGTGGTCGACGAGGTGGGCGAGGGCGTCACCGACGTGACCGTCGGCGACCGGGTCTTCGGCATCTCCGACGACGGCGCCGCCGCGGCCGAACTGGCGTTGCTGACGTTCCGGGCGGTGATCCCCCGGTCGCTGGGCTTCGTCGACGCCGCCGCGCTGCCCGTCGCGCTGGAGACGGCGACCCGAGTCATCGATCAACTCGGCGTCACCGCCGGCACCACCCTGTTCGTCAACGGCGCGTCCGGTGGCATCGGCAGCACGGCCGTGCAGCTCGCCGCCGCCCGCGGCGCCCGGGTGATCGGCGCGGCCAGTGCCGCCAACCAGAACTACCTCAGGCTGCTCGGCGCACAGCCGGTGATCTACGGCGACGGCATGGTGGATCGGGTCCGGGCCCTCGCACCGGACGGAGTCGACGTCGCGTTCGACGTCGCGGGGAACGGGATCCTGCCCCAACTCGTCGGCCTGGCCGGCGACGCCCGGAACGTGGTGACGATCGCCGACATCGAGGGCGCCAAGGAACACGGTGTGCACTTCAGCAACGGCTTCGTCGACGGTCACGGCTTCCGTTCACTCGCCGACATCGGTGAGTTGATCGAGGCTGGTCGGTTCTGGCTCCCCGTCGACCGCACCTTCCCCTTCGACCGGATCGCCGAGGCGCACCGCGCCAGCGAGAACGCCCACGTGCGGAGCCGGTTGGCGCTCGTGCTCGGCTGA
- a CDS encoding BTAD domain-containing putative transcriptional regulator, with amino-acid sequence MTGSATSPPDESTTTTPEDRLRVSVLGPVRAWRGARDIPLGPARQRVIFALLAAAVGRDVGRDELIAGAWGPSPPTTAAGSVYTYISGLRRGLGPGSLTSGPGGYALRLRPEDLDSERFETLTAEAERLRAAGDRTAAVARLDEALRLWHGEAYAGLPGDHLDAARGRLATRRLAAAEARARMLVEIGDDAVVADLAVLVRDHPLREPLHELLVLALHRGGRRAEALAAWRAARDTLRAELGVEPGAALARLHRIVSGSGADPDVRTGAGPGPTTALDGSPPADLPGREAELRLLRELVGAVAAGRGAAVWVEGEPGIGKTSLLRAAVDEAAGRGCRVAWGSVAEPDQHGPLSATLRALGLAPDPAEGHPPVAGRPGGAGGATAELTERVLAEVRAAGPLVLVLDGLHGADRSGAAPFWERLVALTRRLPLLLVAAARLEPRARELGRLRRAVQARQGHLLHLDALPADVVEQVVTALVGAPPGPNLAEVVADSAGNPRYAHELTTDLLRRGVVRVVDEVADIPDGTAIDAPRPLLAMIRATMDSLTSGTQEVLRTAALLGAGFSVDDVGAVAGHPALDLVSSLEEALAARVVVDAGADLAFRHRFLRQMLYESVPAPARSALHRHIAEVLANGGRPVVRVAEQLAAATSAVDGWVVSWLATHHVELTRRAPWLAGELLRRVLGTDRPDPGQRGRLLVALVRLEFRRERPALDEAREAVRLAADPAERAEMRHLLAAMTRRGGDAAAALGIVEEALADPTVPALWHTRHRMLRANLHRGPLDDLDRADRTAAALHAAALAANQPYEAAFALQTTWLTNTIRRDHERALEYADRALDVMRDNPAFSGLYLDLLDNRTFTLQNLDRLEEAERTLREAALFALRHRLPSGLHVAAAVQHYWSGRWDDVLTVVGAVTDDPLGSTLLGTREPGAVAMVLHGVAALVAAHRDDTVLAGGHLDSTDLVPATEAERENSDFLLVARALVAERQGRPEQALHVLEPLLVPAYAPLLMRHQWLPGVVRLALELGRRDVAERAAAICADEAAREVRPARAHPAALRCRALLTGDAEPALAAAARYRAVGRVVELAAALEDAAVLLAAGRHPHAAARAGGEAAERYAVLGAGWDLRRTHRRLGEYGVFPAPDRPPAQRRVQRTSISCSE; translated from the coding sequence GTGACCGGTAGCGCCACCTCGCCTCCCGACGAGTCGACGACGACCACCCCTGAGGATCGGCTGCGGGTGTCCGTCCTCGGGCCGGTCCGGGCCTGGCGCGGTGCACGGGACATCCCGTTGGGCCCGGCCCGGCAGCGAGTGATCTTCGCGCTGCTTGCCGCGGCAGTGGGACGCGACGTCGGGCGGGACGAGCTGATCGCGGGGGCGTGGGGGCCGTCGCCGCCGACCACCGCGGCGGGCAGTGTCTACACCTACATCTCCGGGCTACGTCGCGGCCTCGGGCCCGGGTCGCTGACCTCCGGGCCGGGCGGGTACGCCCTGCGCCTGCGCCCCGAGGACCTGGACAGCGAGCGGTTCGAGACGCTCACCGCCGAGGCCGAGCGGCTGCGCGCGGCCGGCGACCGGACCGCCGCCGTGGCCCGGCTCGACGAGGCGCTGCGGCTGTGGCACGGCGAGGCGTACGCCGGGCTCCCCGGTGATCACCTCGACGCGGCGCGTGGCCGGCTCGCCACGCGGCGTCTCGCCGCCGCCGAGGCGCGGGCCCGGATGCTCGTCGAGATCGGCGACGATGCCGTGGTGGCCGACCTCGCCGTGCTGGTCCGCGACCATCCGCTGCGCGAGCCCCTGCACGAGCTGCTGGTGCTCGCGCTGCACCGCGGCGGCCGGCGGGCCGAGGCGCTCGCGGCGTGGCGGGCCGCCCGGGACACCCTCCGGGCCGAGCTGGGAGTCGAACCGGGCGCCGCCCTCGCCCGGCTGCACCGGATCGTCTCCGGGTCGGGCGCGGATCCGGACGTCCGGACCGGTGCCGGCCCGGGGCCGACGACGGCGCTCGACGGGTCACCTCCGGCGGACCTGCCGGGCCGCGAGGCGGAGCTGCGCCTGCTGCGGGAGTTGGTCGGCGCAGTCGCCGCCGGCCGGGGCGCCGCCGTCTGGGTCGAGGGCGAACCGGGCATCGGCAAGACCAGCCTGCTCCGCGCCGCCGTCGACGAGGCGGCCGGGCGTGGCTGCCGGGTCGCCTGGGGTTCCGTCGCGGAGCCGGACCAGCACGGCCCGCTCTCGGCGACGCTCCGCGCGTTGGGGCTGGCCCCCGACCCTGCCGAGGGTCACCCGCCGGTCGCCGGGCGGCCCGGCGGGGCGGGCGGCGCCACCGCGGAGCTGACCGAACGGGTGCTGGCCGAGGTACGCGCCGCCGGCCCCCTCGTGCTGGTGCTCGACGGTCTGCACGGCGCCGACCGCTCCGGCGCCGCCCCGTTCTGGGAACGTCTGGTGGCGCTCACCCGCCGGCTCCCGCTGCTCCTGGTGGCCGCCGCCCGGCTGGAGCCGAGGGCCCGGGAGCTGGGCCGGCTGCGCCGCGCCGTCCAGGCCCGGCAGGGTCATCTGCTCCACCTGGACGCGTTGCCCGCCGACGTGGTCGAGCAGGTGGTGACCGCCCTGGTGGGCGCGCCACCGGGACCGAACCTGGCCGAGGTGGTGGCCGACTCGGCGGGCAACCCCCGCTACGCGCACGAGCTGACCACGGACCTGCTGCGGCGGGGTGTGGTCCGGGTGGTCGACGAGGTGGCCGACATCCCCGACGGCACGGCGATCGACGCCCCACGTCCGCTGCTCGCGATGATCCGCGCCACCATGGACAGCCTCACGTCCGGCACCCAGGAGGTGCTCCGGACGGCGGCGCTGCTCGGCGCCGGCTTCTCGGTCGACGACGTCGGCGCGGTGGCCGGTCACCCCGCCCTCGACCTGGTGTCCAGCCTGGAGGAGGCGCTCGCCGCGCGGGTCGTCGTGGACGCCGGCGCCGACCTCGCCTTCCGACACCGGTTCCTGCGGCAGATGTTGTACGAGAGCGTCCCCGCCCCGGCCCGCTCGGCCCTGCACCGGCACATCGCCGAGGTGTTGGCCAACGGCGGCAGGCCGGTGGTGCGGGTGGCCGAGCAGCTTGCCGCCGCGACCTCGGCGGTGGACGGCTGGGTGGTGTCCTGGCTGGCCACCCACCACGTCGAGTTGACCCGCCGGGCGCCGTGGCTGGCCGGCGAGCTGCTGCGTCGGGTGCTCGGCACCGACCGGCCCGATCCGGGGCAGCGGGGACGTCTGCTTGTCGCGCTGGTCCGGCTCGAATTCCGGCGCGAGCGTCCGGCTCTGGACGAGGCACGGGAGGCGGTCCGGCTCGCCGCGGACCCGGCCGAGCGGGCCGAGATGCGTCACCTGCTCGCCGCGATGACCCGGCGCGGCGGCGACGCCGCGGCGGCGCTCGGCATCGTCGAGGAGGCGCTCGCCGACCCGACCGTCCCCGCCCTCTGGCACACCCGGCACCGGATGCTGCGGGCCAACCTCCACCGGGGTCCCCTCGACGACCTCGATCGGGCGGACCGGACGGCGGCGGCGCTGCACGCCGCCGCGCTCGCCGCGAACCAGCCGTACGAGGCGGCGTTCGCCCTGCAGACCACCTGGTTGACCAACACCATCCGGCGCGACCACGAGCGGGCACTTGAGTACGCCGACCGCGCGCTCGACGTCATGCGCGACAACCCGGCCTTCAGCGGCCTGTACCTGGACCTGTTGGACAACCGGACGTTCACGTTGCAGAACCTGGACCGGCTGGAGGAGGCCGAGCGGACGCTGCGCGAGGCCGCGCTCTTCGCGTTGCGGCACCGACTGCCGTCCGGGCTGCACGTCGCCGCCGCCGTGCAGCACTACTGGTCGGGCCGCTGGGACGACGTGTTGACGGTGGTCGGTGCGGTCACCGACGATCCGCTCGGATCCACCCTGCTGGGCACCCGGGAGCCGGGAGCGGTCGCCATGGTGCTGCACGGCGTCGCCGCTCTTGTCGCCGCCCACCGCGACGACACCGTGCTGGCCGGCGGGCACCTGGACTCGACCGACCTGGTGCCGGCCACCGAGGCGGAGCGCGAGAACTCCGACTTCCTGCTTGTCGCCCGCGCGCTTGTCGCCGAGCGGCAGGGCCGCCCGGAGCAGGCCCTGCACGTCCTCGAACCGCTGCTGGTGCCCGCGTACGCCCCGCTGTTGATGCGGCACCAGTGGCTTCCCGGTGTCGTCCGGCTCGCGTTGGAGCTGGGTCGACGCGACGTGGCGGAGCGGGCGGCGGCGATCTGCGCCGACGAGGCGGCCCGGGAGGTCCGGCCGGCACGGGCGCATCCGGCGGCGCTACGCTGCCGGGCGCTGCTCACCGGCGACGCGGAGCCCGCGCTGGCCGCGGCGGCGCGCTACCGCGCGGTCGGCCGGGTGGTGGAACTGGCCGCGGCGCTGGAGGACGCGGCGGTGCTGCTCGC
- a CDS encoding response regulator transcription factor, which yields MEKVRLVLQASDPFSYAGLDSFLRSCPALELLPADDRTGAQVLVFGCEQLTVDVVAMLRRSAAETGLPVVLVLREITESELLTAVECRVVAILPRAAVTADRLAHSVVAAAGGGGIMPPNLVGELLKHIERLQREVLAPHGLNASGLTPREVDVLRLMADGFDTGEIAGKLCYSERTVKNVIYGVTHRLKLRNRSHAVAYALRAGMI from the coding sequence GTGGAAAAGGTCAGACTCGTCCTACAGGCGTCCGACCCGTTCAGCTACGCGGGGCTGGACAGCTTCCTGCGGTCCTGTCCGGCGCTCGAACTGTTGCCCGCCGACGACCGCACCGGTGCGCAGGTGCTGGTGTTCGGCTGCGAGCAGCTGACCGTGGACGTGGTGGCGATGCTGCGCCGCTCGGCCGCCGAGACCGGCCTGCCGGTGGTCCTCGTACTCCGGGAGATCACCGAGAGCGAGTTGCTCACGGCGGTGGAGTGCCGGGTGGTGGCCATCCTGCCGCGCGCGGCGGTGACCGCCGACCGGCTGGCGCACAGCGTGGTGGCCGCGGCCGGCGGCGGCGGCATCATGCCGCCGAACCTGGTCGGCGAGCTGCTCAAGCACATCGAGCGGCTCCAGCGTGAGGTGCTCGCCCCGCACGGCCTGAACGCCTCCGGCCTCACCCCCCGCGAGGTCGACGTGCTCCGCCTGATGGCGGACGGATTCGACACCGGTGAGATCGCCGGCAAGCTCTGCTACTCGGAGCGGACCGTCAAGAACGTCATCTACGGCGTCACGCACCGGCTCAAGCTACGCAACCGTTCCCATGCGGTCGCGTACGCGCTGCGTGCCGGCATGATCTGA